A part of Aquila chrysaetos chrysaetos chromosome 14, bAquChr1.4, whole genome shotgun sequence genomic DNA contains:
- the CDADC1 gene encoding cytidine and dCMP deaminase domain-containing protein 1: protein MHGAEEAVAAGGPRVRAASTQTDSMAGQMPRLSKVNLFTLFSLWMELFPSAEQQKKSQVKKSGLVVVKNMKIIGLHCSSTDLHAGQIALIKHGSRLKNCDLYFSRKPCSTCLKMIVNAGVNRISYWPADPEISLQNEVSSPMTTDDAKLDAKAVERLKSNSRARVCVLLQPLVCYMMQFVEETSTKFDFIQKIAKSQPDSNTDFYTTCRQERIKEYESLFLISNEETHKQILMTIGLENLCENPYFSNLRQNMKDLVLVLATVAASVPVFGCFGFYNSESWQTNETDHQGLSQEIARHCMIQARLLAYRTEDHKTGVGAIIWAEEKSRSCDGTGPMYFVGCGYNAFPVGSEYADFPHMDDKQKDREIRKFRYIIHAEQNALTFRCREIKPDERSMIFVTKCPCDECVPLIKGAGIKQIYAGDVDAGKKKADISYMKFGELEGVSKFTWQLNPLHTNALDFHEPTARENGVQKMKSLDDQQHQNKKLCLGHC, encoded by the exons ATGCACGGCGCAGAGGAAGCGGTGGCGGCCGGGGGGCCGCGGGTGAGGGCGGCGAGCACGCAGACCGACAGCATGGCCG GTCAAATGCCAAGACTTTCTAAGGTCAATCTTTTTACTTTGTTCAGTCTCTGGATGGAGCTCTTTCCCTCGgctgagcaacagaaaaaatCACAG gTAAAGAAGAGTGGTCTAGTTGTGGTGAAAAACATGAAGATTATCGGTCTTCATTGTTCCAGTACAGACTTGCATGCTGGCCAGATTGCACTCATTAAACACGGATCAAGGCTTAAAAACTgtgatctttatttttccagaaaaccaTGTTcaacttgtttaaaaatgatTGTAAACG CTGGGGTGAACAGGATTTCTTACTGGCCTGCGGATCCTGAAATCAGCTTGCAGAATGAGGTGTCCAGTCCCATGACTACTGATGATGCAAAGCTAGATGCCAAAGCAGTAGAAAGACTGAAGTCAAATAGTCGTGCTCGTGTGTGTGTATTGCTTCAGCCCTTGGTGTGCTATATGATGCAATTTGTTGAAGAAACTTCCACgaaatttgattttattcaaaaaatagcaaaatctcAGCCTGACTCAAATACTGACTTTTATACTACATGTAGAcaagagagaataaaagagTATGAAAGTTTATTCCTAATTTCAAATGAGGAAACACACAAGCAAATATTGATGACGATAGGACTGGAGAACCTCTGTGAAAATCCGTACTTCAGCAACCTTAGGCAAAATATGAAAGATCTTGTCTTGGTCTTAGCAACAGTGGCTGCCAGTGTCCCTGTCTTTGGATGCTTTGGATTTTACAACAGCGAATCATGGCAGACAAATGAAACAGACCATCAGGGTTTGTCCCAGGAAATTGCAAGGCACTGTATGATACAAGCCAGACTACTTGCATACCGGACAG AGGATCATAAAACAGGAGTTGGAGCTATTATttgggcagaagaaaaatca AGAAGCTGTGATGGAACAGGACCAATGTATTTTGTAGGCTGTGGTTACAACGCCTTTCCTGTTGGATCTGAATATGCTGATTTTCCACACATGGATGATAAACAAAAGGATCGGGAAATCAGAAAGTTCAGATACATTATACATGCGGAGCAGAACGCCTTGACATTCAG GTGTCGAGAAATAAAGCCAGATGAGAGAAGCATGATATTTGTGACGAAATGTCCATGTGACGAGTGTGTCCCTTTAATCAAAGGGGCTGGTATCAAGCAGATCTATGCAGGAGATGTTgatgctggaaaaaagaaagcagacatATCCTATATGAAGTTTGGGGAACTTGAAGGTGTAAGCAAATTTACA